In Fundulus heteroclitus isolate FHET01 chromosome 16, MU-UCD_Fhet_4.1, whole genome shotgun sequence, a single genomic region encodes these proteins:
- the hspb9 gene encoding heat shock protein beta-9 has protein sequence MMSQYTALSSLLADDPFLSQEGILWPLHHEALSSLQQNFFSRRAKLAESLLRELHDGPQLLKLAQFPVISSTLTRLNDDREQKTEAISKELHRGTEKTSDNRDLLVTLDARGYAPGDITVKLEGRSLAVVAMKQAGAEESQCCSSSSSSSSASFSSSASSQMGFMQRIDLPAHLDLSGLSCSLMDDGQLRIHAPVAKQPINDEDQVPIRYRTSLEFPVKNDNTEEEHKD, from the exons ATGATGTCCCAGTATACCGCTTTGAGCAGCCTGTTAGCTGACGATCCTTTCCTCAGCCAGGAAGGGATCCTTTGGCCACTGCACCATGAAGCTCTTTCCTCGCTGCAGCAGAATTTCTTCAGTCGGAGAGCCAAGCTGGCTGAAAGCCTCCTCAGGGAGCTCCATGACGGACCACAGCTTCTCAAACTAGCCCAGTTTCCTGTCATTTCCTCCACATTGACAAG GCTAAATGATGACAGAGAGCAGAAGACAGAGGCAATCAGCAAAGAGCTGCACAGAGGCACTGAAAAGACTAGCGACAACAGGGATCTTCTTGTGACCTTAGATGCCAGGGGTTACGCTCCGGGGGACATCACGGTCAAACTGGAAGGGCGAAGTCTGGCAGTTGTGGCTATGAAGCAGGCCGGAGCAGAGGAAAGTCagtgctgctcctcctcttcctcatcctccagtgcctccttctcctcctcagcaTCGTCCCAGATGGGTTTTATGCAGAGAATAGATCTGCCTGCTCACCTGGATCTATCTGGCCTCTCCTGCTCTTTGATGGATGATGGCCAGCTTCGCATCCACGCCCCAGTGGCCAAGCAGCCAATCAACGATGAGGACCAGGTACCAATCCGGTACAGGACATCGCTGGAATTTCCTGTTAAAAAtgacaacacagaagaagaacataAAGACTGA